The following are encoded in a window of Megachile rotundata isolate GNS110a chromosome 2, iyMegRotu1, whole genome shotgun sequence genomic DNA:
- the LOC105662671 gene encoding uncharacterized protein LOC105662671, with product MLIGIGPALACLSVGQIDISPSKKNDLILQKTLLGWIIGGNISTTTGKHRTYIATPNFDLQKFWEIEEGPQVRHLSNEENACEEHFLKTTTRDNTGRYIVALPFNDRKLQLGESRARALNRFLSLEKKFNRDPGLKREYSAVIREYQELGHMSEVQPYGREGFYLPHHAVVKPSSTTTKVRVVFDGSAKSSSGLSLNDTLMTGPTIQDDLFSLLLRFRMYAYVMTGDIEKMYRQFLVRPEDRAYQRILWRDNRGNLATFELNTVTFGLSSAPYLAIRCLHQLADDEKSRFPEAAEIVKRDLYVDDLLTGADTFEEAQAIQRQICRMLTKGGLNIRQWASNDPNLLQGLDEDQIHPKILGETATVKTLGIAWDARQDKILYTVEPITTDKITKRSILSSIAKIFDPLGLLAPVIITAKILLQRLWQLKLDWDETIPASLHTEWCNFATEFNMLNICSFSRRVSQDSVERLELHGFCDASERAYGACIYLRSINNSGDIKTELLCAKSRVAPLKTVSLARLELCGAVLLSSLYATVSKAITHNFNSINFWTDSTIVLNWINKEPSTLKTFVANRVAEVQLKTKTDAWKHVKSEDNPADLISRGQSPSQFLSESIWRHGPAWLASVESVWPESKFVITQEIPESRPLACFATVNRDDSLLTRYSCIKKLCRIVACCLRFRTSNKFKGPLTVEEIRDADERIIKMVQSSSFAQELKDLQNGSKLQSISKLLSLQPFIDGKGILRVGGRLQNAAIPFDEKHPILLPKNHPITVLIIRNAHLEGHHLGINSTLYNIRQRYWLIDGKNTVRKIVRQCVRCFRINPPVTKYIMGNLPATRISESRPFTNCGIDYCGPFFIKERRVRNRSRVKIYVAVFICFSTKAVHLEVVSDMTTEAFIAAFKRFIARRGICRNVYSDNGTNFVGANKELLDIQRKLQEDEKVRHFLVDKRISWHFMPALSPNFGGLWEAAVKSFKHHLKRVVGEELFTFEQFNTFVIEIEAILNSRPLVPLSSDPNDPSALTPAHFLIGNSLTSLPEVDFSETPSNRLSKWQHIQKVKQDFWSRWYKEYIHQLNVRQKWTRGSHEIKEGSLVVMKDDHLPPLQWHLGRVEKIHPGQDNIIRAVTVRTSHGSYRRNVQKLAQLPIADSEECVTAS from the coding sequence ATGCTTATAGGCATCGGTCCGGCCTTAGCATGCTTGAGCGTTGGTCAAATAGATATTTCTCCGTCGAAGAAAAACGATTTAATTCTCCAGAAGACGTTGCTGGGATGGATAATCGGGGGGAACATATCAACGACAACGGGGAAGCATAGGACTTATATCGCTACTCCAAATTTCGATTTACAGAAATTTTGGGAGATAGAGGAAGGTCCTCAGGTACGACACCTGTCTAACGAGGAAAATGCATGCGAGGAGCATTTTCTGAAAACAACAACGCGGGATAACACGGGTCGATATATCGTAGCGTTACCGTTTAATGACCGGAAATTACAATTAGGCGAATCTCGTGCGCGCGCCTTAAATCGTTTCCTATCGTTGGAAAAGAAATTCAACCGCGATCCGGGTTTGAAACGCGAATATTCCGCCGTAATTCGGGAATATCAAGAGCTCGGACATATGAGCGAAGTTCAGCCATACGGACGAGAAGGTTTTTATTTACCGCATCACGCAGTGGTAAAACCCTCAAGCACGACCACGAAGGTTCGTGTCGTCTTCGATGGATCAGCTAAATCGAGTAGCGGTCTGTCTCTTAACGATACTCTAATGACAGGCCCCACGATCCAGGATGACCTTTTTTCACTGCTTCTGCGCTTTCGTATGTACGCGTATGTCATGACCGGTGACATCGAGAAAATGTACCGGCAATTCCTCGTTCGGCCGGAAGATCGTGCATACCAAAGAATATTATGGAGAGACAACCGTGGAAATTTAGCAACGTTCGAGCTGAACACGGTAACGTTCGGTCTCTCATCAGCCCCCTACCTCGCTATCAGGTGTCTTCATCAGCTCGCGGATGATGAAAAAAGCAGGTTCCCGGAAGCAGCAGAAATCGTGAAACGAGATCTGTATGTCGATGATCTTCTCACCGGTGCGGACACATTCGAAGAAGCTCAAGCGATACAACGTCAAATCTGCAGGATGCTCACGAAGGGTGGCCTCAACATACGACAGTGGGCTTCTAATGACCCGAATCTTCTCCAAGGCCTCGATGAAGACCAGATTCATCCCAAGATCTTAGGAGAGACTGCTACGGTGAAAACTTTAGGAATTGCCTGGGACGCGCGGCAAGACAAAATTCTTTACACCGTCGAACCCATAACTACCGATAAAATTACGAAACGGTCAATATTATCATCGATCGCGAAAATATTTGATCCGTTAGGGTTATTGGCACCGGTTATTATTACAGCCAAGATACTATTACAACGTTTGTGGCAATTGAAGTTGGACTGGGACGAGACGATACCAGCCAGTCTTCACACTGAATGGTGTAATTTTGCCACTGAGTTTAACATGTTAAACATATGCTCATTCAGTCGAAGAGTATCTCAAGATTCCGTCGAAAGGTTAGAACTCCATGGGTTTTGCGATGCGAGCGAGCGGGCCTATGGAGCCTGTATTTACCTTCGTTCCATTAACAATTCCGGAGACATTAAAACAGAACTATTATGTGCGAAATCGCGCGTCGCACCATTAAAAACAGTTAGTTTGGCTCGTCTGGAATTATGCGGAGCAGttttattatcatcattatatGCCACCGTTTCGAAGGCAATAACTCACAATTTCAATAGCATCAACTTTTGGACCGACTCGACAATAGTATTAAATTGGATCAACAAAGAACCTTCCACATTAAAGACGTTCGTTGCGAATCGCGTCGCGGAAGTTCAATTAAAAACGAAAACCGATGCCTGGAAACATGTTAAATCAGAAGATAACCCAGCTGATTTGATCAGCAGAGGACAATCGCCGTCGCAGTTCCTCTCTGAGTCTATTTGGCGTCATGGACCAGCTTGGCTCGCCAGCGTCGAATCGGTCTGGCCTGAGTCTAAGTTCGTCATCACGCAAGAAATTCCAGAATCGAGACCACTAGCTTGTTTTGCAACTGTTAATCGTGACGATTCACTTTTAACCCGCTATTCATGCATTAAGAAGCTCTGTAGAATCGTTGCCTGCTGCTTAAGATTTCGTACATCAAACAAGTTTAAAGGTCCTCTTACCGTTGAGGAAATTCGCGACGCCGACGAGCGAATTATTAAAATGGTCCAGTCTTCATCGTTCGCGCAAGAGTTAAAGGATCTACAAAACGGGTCAAAATTGCAATCTATTAGTAAATTATTGTCACTACAACCTTTCATCGATGGAAAGGGAATATTACGGGTTGGTGGTCGACTACAGAACGCAGCAATTCCATTCGACGAAAAGCATCCGATACTGCTTCCGAAAAATCATCCCATCACAGTTTTAATTATTCGCAACGCGCATTTGGAAGGACACCATCTAGGCATCAATTCCACGTTGTACAATATTCGACAGCGTTACTGGCTCATCGACGGCAAAAACACCGTACGGAAGATTGTCCGTCAGTGCGTCAGGTGCTTCCGTATTAACCCTCCGGTAACGAAATATATTATGGGCAATCTACCTGCTACGCGCATTTCGGAAAGCAGGCCCTTTACTAATTGCGGCATCGACTACTGCGGTCCGTTTTTCATAAAGGAGCGACGCGTGCGAAACCGCTCCCGTGTTAAAATCTATGTAGCggtatttatttgtttctcaACCAAGGCCGTGCACCTTGAGGTGGTCAGCGACATGACCACGGAAGCTTTTATTGCCGCATTCAAAAGATTCATCGCGCGAAGAGGAATATGTCGAAATGTCTATTCGGACAACGGGACAAATTTCGTAGGGGCGAATAAAGAGTTACTGGACATACAACGAAAACTTCAAGAGGACGAAAAGGTTCGGCATTTTTTGGTGGATAAGCGAATTTCATGGCATTTCATGCCAGCCTTGTCACCGAACTTTGGAGGTTTATGGGAGGCCGCCGTTAAATCTTTTAAACATCACCTGAAACGCGTCGTCGGTGAGGAATTGTTTACGTTTGAACAATTCAACACGTTTGTCATTGAGATCGAGGCTATCCTTAACTCTCGTCCTCTCGTTCCGCTATCCTCTGACCCCAACGATCCCTCAGCCTTAACCCCTGCCCATTTTCTGATTGGTAATTCTTTAACGAGTTTGCCCGAGGTTGATTTTAGCGAAACACCATCGAATCGTCTATCAAAATGGCAACACATTCAGAAGGTGAAGCAGGATTTCTGGTCCAGGTGGTATAAAGAGTATATACACCAATTAAACGTGCGCCAAAAGTGGACCAGAGGCTCGCACGAGATCAAGGAGGGATCCCTTGTTGTCATGAAGGACGATCATCTACCACCGCTCCAGTGGCATCTCGGTCGTGTGGAGAAGATTCATCCCGGTCAGGACAACATCATCAGGGCAGTCACCGTTCGGACTTCCCATGGCAGCTACAGGAGGAACGTGCAGAAGTTGGCTCAGCTTCCGATAGCTGACTCTGAGGAATGCGTCACGGCATCGTAG